Proteins co-encoded in one Dehalogenimonas sp. WBC-2 genomic window:
- a CDS encoding two-component sensor histidine kinase: MNIRELGSRLITGTSGDLTAGRLYELKRLEWLFIGARWLWVPAIFLLAWMQKPSSDIAILSIGLVTAVFNVGAMVLNLKIRTPKSQRFLGTTMLVIDSLVAWALILLFVSDFYTAAYAGFLFVAMEGAIRYGLKGSLVMAAVFAVGLLGAYIFRDAVYGVRFSYTGYTFWTLLVFLIAVPMGLIVDEGQRQRRRSETYLKEKTLLEERQRIARDMHDDVLKTLHGLALETMVLERRLGDHAEPSVKETISYIGEVCQQTSREIREVILDLRNESGNVEIGGVISGILDRWSVRTDIKIEFVLIGEDRILPDATAHHLRHMVTEALTNVERHAEASQVAATLTLTHDSLSLVIHDNGRGFGEGAREPDVNIAAGRLGLAGMKERASLMGGSFQLESACRGTRLIIILPLNRETSDEPD; the protein is encoded by the coding sequence TTGAACATCAGAGAGTTAGGAAGCCGCCTGATTACCGGGACATCCGGTGATTTGACCGCCGGTCGCCTCTATGAGCTGAAGCGTCTGGAATGGCTTTTCATCGGCGCCAGGTGGCTGTGGGTGCCGGCCATATTCCTGCTGGCCTGGATGCAGAAACCGTCATCGGATATCGCGATTTTATCCATCGGGTTGGTAACCGCCGTGTTCAACGTTGGCGCCATGGTCTTGAACCTGAAAATCAGGACACCGAAGTCACAGCGCTTCCTCGGCACCACAATGCTGGTGATTGATTCTTTAGTAGCCTGGGCTTTGATTCTTCTATTTGTCAGCGATTTTTATACTGCCGCCTATGCCGGTTTCCTGTTTGTGGCGATGGAAGGGGCCATCCGTTACGGACTGAAGGGCAGCCTTGTTATGGCTGCTGTTTTCGCGGTCGGACTTCTGGGTGCTTATATCTTCCGTGACGCGGTTTACGGCGTTCGTTTCAGCTATACCGGCTATACTTTTTGGACTCTACTCGTTTTTCTTATTGCTGTGCCGATGGGGCTGATTGTGGATGAAGGGCAAAGACAGCGCCGCCGAAGTGAAACCTATCTTAAAGAAAAGACGCTCCTTGAAGAGCGCCAGCGCATCGCCCGGGATATGCACGATGATGTTCTCAAAACACTTCACGGGCTTGCTCTGGAGACGATGGTACTGGAGCGAAGGCTTGGCGACCACGCAGAGCCTTCCGTGAAAGAAACAATCAGCTATATCGGTGAAGTCTGTCAGCAAACCAGCCGGGAGATCAGAGAAGTTATTCTTGACCTGCGGAATGAGAGCGGAAACGTTGAAATCGGGGGGGTAATTTCCGGAATACTTGACCGATGGAGCGTCAGAACAGATATTAAAATTGAATTTGTACTGATCGGGGAGGACCGCATTCTGCCTGATGCGACGGCGCATCACCTGCGTCACATGGTTACCGAAGCCCTGACCAACGTTGAACGTCATGCCGAAGCCTCACAGGTGGCAGCAACCCTAACCCTAACACATGACTCATTATCGCTGGTAATTCACGACAATGGCCGCGGCTTTGGAGAAGGCGCAAGGGAACCTGATGTAAATATCGCTGCCGGAAGGTTAGGGCTTGCCGGAATGAAAGAAAGGGCATCATTGATGGGGGGCAGTTTTCAGCTTGAAAGTGCATGCAGGGGCACCAGGCTGATCATTATCTTACCGCTTAACCGGGAGACTTCAGATGAGCCGGATTAA
- a CDS encoding selenidewater dikinase (selenocysteine-containing) — translation MGPGDLAKALCGLPVKAYPEVLVGLEKADDAGVYLLTPEIALVQTIDVITPVIDDPFAFGQVAAANSLSDVYAMGGRPVTAMSFVGFPTEDIDIEVLRLMLAGALNKLDEAGCALIGGHSVKDAEIKFGLSVTGVIHPGKVLTKGGARPGDRLILTKPLGTGILNTALKAGLLDQAATDMVIGHMTALNKVAAEIMSELGAQAATDITGFGLIGHAAEMVTLGEVGFSINFNKLPLMDGVKQWAEAGLIPGGAYSNRDYRLYILDIQLPDVEEWMLDVIFDPQTSGGLLIAAAANVADDMVRRIREGGFPAAAVIGEVLAEPKGRIIITG, via the coding sequence ATAGGTCCGGGTGACCTAGCTAAAGCGCTCTGCGGCTTGCCTGTTAAGGCTTACCCTGAGGTTCTGGTCGGTCTGGAAAAGGCCGATGACGCCGGGGTTTACCTGCTCACGCCTGAAATTGCCTTGGTGCAGACCATCGACGTTATCACGCCGGTCATCGACGATCCCTTCGCCTTCGGGCAGGTGGCGGCGGCTAATTCCCTGTCTGACGTCTACGCCATGGGCGGACGCCCGGTGACCGCTATGAGTTTCGTTGGTTTTCCCACTGAAGACATCGATATAGAGGTGCTGCGGCTGATGCTGGCTGGCGCTCTTAATAAGCTCGACGAGGCTGGCTGCGCTTTGATCGGCGGCCATAGTGTCAAGGATGCGGAGATTAAATTCGGCTTGTCGGTCACCGGCGTCATTCACCCCGGTAAGGTGCTGACCAAGGGCGGGGCGCGGCCCGGCGACCGGCTGATACTCACCAAACCACTGGGCACCGGCATTTTGAATACTGCCCTTAAAGCCGGACTGCTGGATCAAGCGGCCACGGACATGGTCATCGGGCACATGACGGCGCTCAACAAGGTCGCCGCTGAAATCATGTCTGAACTTGGGGCTCAGGCCGCCACCGACATCACCGGCTTCGGTCTCATCGGTCACGCCGCCGAGATGGTGACGCTGGGAGAGGTTGGCTTCAGTATCAATTTCAATAAACTGCCGCTGATGGATGGTGTCAAACAGTGGGCCGAGGCCGGTCTTATTCCCGGCGGCGCTTATTCCAACCGAGACTACCGACTCTACATACTCGATATACAGTTGCCCGACGTCGAAGAATGGATGCTGGATGTCATTTTCGACCCCCAGACCTCTGGCGGTTTGCTCATCGCCGCTGCAGCCAATGTCGCCGATGACATGGTCAGGCGTATTCGAGAGGGTGGTTTTCCAGCCGCCGCCGTCATCGGCGAGGTGCTGGCCGAACCCAAAGGACGTATAATCATTACCGGATAG
- a CDS encoding L-seryl-tRNA(Sec) selenium transferase, whose protein sequence is MPTKNQDELKKLPAVEKVLSYAALKDAIKRYSHPVVTLSVRAIVDELRDAVNSGGTVPALKEVVEKVKTHLAETWPGLLRPVINATGIILHTNLGRAPLSAEAVSTLADILGSYYALELDLNTGERGVRALEMEKLLQIVTGAESALVVNNNAAAVLLVLTALAKGREVIVSRSELVQIGGGFRVPEVMAESGAVMREVGTTNQTFVRDFEQAINGNTAMIMAVHRSNFALRGFTHDAALSELSALAQNFGLTFCYDLGSGAIADTAAYGMSHEPTIGEALTSGADIVCVSGDKLLGGPQCGIILGKTAALDKLRKHPLLRAVRVDKYVAIALSVTLLHYLKGETEKLPAFTMMQTTVESLLERGKSVSDELAAAGIKAEVIDGESLVGGGSLPCETLPAKLVAVKIKGDVDDFSRRLRLASTPVLGRVQEGRFIIDLRTVFPTQDSDLVQAMIAAFGV, encoded by the coding sequence ATGCCGACAAAAAATCAGGATGAACTCAAAAAACTGCCCGCGGTGGAGAAAGTGCTTTCCTATGCGGCGTTGAAAGACGCCATCAAGAGATATTCCCACCCCGTCGTCACTCTTTCTGTTCGGGCAATAGTCGATGAACTCCGGGATGCCGTCAACAGCGGTGGTACGGTGCCCGCTCTGAAAGAAGTCGTAGAGAAAGTGAAAACACACCTGGCTGAAACATGGCCAGGGTTACTCCGGCCGGTCATTAACGCTACCGGCATCATATTGCACACCAACCTCGGCCGGGCGCCGCTTTCGGCAGAAGCAGTCTCAACGCTGGCTGATATCCTTGGCAGTTATTACGCCCTGGAACTTGATCTCAACACCGGAGAACGCGGCGTACGCGCCCTAGAGATGGAAAAACTGCTCCAGATCGTTACCGGGGCTGAAAGCGCCCTGGTGGTCAACAACAACGCCGCCGCGGTGCTTCTGGTGCTGACCGCGCTGGCTAAAGGGCGGGAAGTCATCGTCTCCCGCAGTGAGTTGGTGCAGATCGGCGGCGGTTTCCGGGTGCCCGAGGTCATGGCTGAGTCCGGCGCGGTCATGCGGGAGGTTGGCACCACCAACCAGACCTTCGTCCGGGATTTTGAACAGGCGATAAACGGCAACACAGCCATGATCATGGCTGTCCACCGCTCCAATTTTGCTCTGCGCGGCTTTACCCATGACGCCGCTTTATCAGAACTCAGTGCATTGGCCCAAAACTTCGGCCTGACCTTTTGCTACGATTTAGGCAGCGGAGCCATCGCCGATACCGCCGCTTACGGCATGAGCCACGAGCCTACGATAGGGGAGGCGCTGACTTCCGGCGCTGACATCGTCTGTGTTTCCGGTGATAAGCTATTGGGCGGACCGCAATGCGGCATCATCCTGGGCAAAACGGCGGCTCTGGACAAACTCAGAAAACACCCGCTGTTGCGAGCGGTACGGGTGGATAAATACGTCGCCATTGCCCTTTCTGTCACTTTGCTGCACTATCTCAAAGGTGAAACTGAAAAATTACCGGCTTTCACTATGATGCAAACGACGGTCGAAAGTCTTCTTGAGCGGGGGAAATCAGTCTCGGATGAACTGGCCGCCGCCGGAATTAAAGCCGAAGTTATCGACGGCGAAAGCCTGGTTGGCGGCGGTTCGCTGCCATGTGAAACGCTGCCAGCTAAACTGGTGGCGGTCAAGATCAAAGGTGATGTCGACGATTTCAGCCGCCGCCTGCGATTGGCCTCAACTCCGGTGCTCGGGCGGGTTCAGGAAGGGCGGTTCATCATTGACCTGCGCACTGTCTTCCCCACTCAGGATTCCGACCTTGTACAAGCCATGATCGCGGCTTTCGGAGTCTAG
- a CDS encoding selenocysteine-specific translation elongation factor, translating to MITLGTAGHIDHGKSSVVKALTSIDPDRLPEEKERGMTIDLGFAWFALPDGEYVGLVDVPGHQHFVHNVIPGLTGIDAVMLVIAADDGWMPQTEEHLQIINLLGISKGIVVLNKIDLVEADWCAMVHADITEHLSDTVLAGAPIIEVSAKSGLGLDDLKTAIGKLVADINQADIGKPRLPIDRVFTIKGVGTVITGTLHHGTLAVGDEVTILPKGIRGQIRSIESYKQHLSKAQPGSRVALNLSGLKKEDLERGDIIVPRGAETPLSRYLDAELCLLPSLKQPLKTGAELSLFFETTESSARVIALSSREISPQEGPTLVQFRLPAEFAAFIGERFIVRRNSPAETIGGGRILDPSAERYQPKNAERQIKRLNERRELSLASIITTELDKTHFTKRHGFLQASPHSEATITKAIEVKAQSSAVIVSNDWLIDAAFWQEQMRALLDNLAAEHKAQPLKKGLSQAEIAAKLKLPEGLFTSLVEELITSKKITRMDDVLALSSHKPQLSGDQTEMENRIISAIMQNPAAPPTRTELLKSVSGIANVLRYMLEQGKLIELPDGILLTAAQYREIKQKVIDILKSQGQIAIQDMSAATGFSRKYSIPFLTRLDQEGITRRQDNVRLAARKLE from the coding sequence ATGATTACGCTGGGTACTGCCGGTCATATTGACCACGGTAAATCGAGCGTGGTGAAGGCTCTTACTTCCATCGACCCCGACCGATTGCCGGAGGAAAAAGAGCGCGGCATGACCATTGATCTGGGCTTCGCCTGGTTTGCTCTGCCGGACGGCGAATATGTCGGCCTGGTGGACGTGCCTGGACACCAACACTTCGTGCATAATGTCATCCCCGGCCTGACCGGCATTGATGCCGTCATGCTGGTCATCGCCGCCGATGACGGCTGGATGCCGCAGACCGAGGAACACCTCCAGATCATCAACCTGCTTGGTATTTCAAAAGGCATCGTTGTTCTCAACAAGATTGACCTGGTGGAAGCCGATTGGTGCGCTATGGTTCACGCTGATATTACCGAACATCTTAGTGATACCGTGCTGGCTGGTGCGCCCATAATAGAAGTCAGCGCTAAAAGCGGCCTGGGCCTCGACGACCTCAAAACAGCCATCGGCAAGCTGGTTGCTGACATTAACCAAGCCGACATCGGCAAGCCGCGGCTACCTATCGACCGCGTGTTCACCATCAAAGGTGTAGGCACCGTCATCACCGGTACACTGCACCATGGTACGTTGGCGGTTGGCGACGAGGTGACTATTCTACCGAAAGGCATCAGGGGACAGATTCGCAGTATCGAAAGCTACAAGCAGCACCTCAGCAAGGCCCAACCAGGTTCCCGTGTTGCCCTCAACCTTTCCGGCCTAAAAAAAGAAGACCTGGAGCGCGGCGATATCATCGTGCCCCGCGGCGCTGAGACGCCGCTGTCACGTTATCTGGATGCTGAACTGTGCCTGCTGCCATCATTAAAACAGCCGCTTAAGACCGGCGCAGAACTGAGCCTCTTTTTCGAGACCACCGAGTCATCTGCCCGGGTCATCGCTCTGTCCAGCCGTGAAATTTCACCTCAGGAAGGACCGACGCTGGTTCAGTTCCGCTTGCCGGCAGAGTTCGCCGCTTTCATCGGCGAGCGCTTCATCGTACGCCGGAATTCACCAGCGGAAACCATCGGCGGCGGCAGAATACTAGACCCATCGGCAGAACGCTACCAGCCTAAAAACGCCGAGCGGCAGATAAAACGGCTGAATGAGCGCCGGGAATTAAGTCTGGCATCCATCATAACCACCGAACTTGATAAGACCCACTTTACTAAGCGTCACGGCTTTTTACAGGCTAGTCCTCATAGTGAGGCGACCATTACAAAAGCCATTGAAGTCAAAGCCCAAAGTAGCGCCGTGATTGTCAGCAATGACTGGCTTATAGATGCCGCTTTCTGGCAGGAGCAAATGCGGGCGTTACTGGATAACCTGGCAGCGGAACACAAAGCTCAGCCGCTTAAGAAAGGCCTATCCCAAGCTGAGATTGCGGCAAAACTTAAGCTACCTGAGGGTCTTTTCACATCGTTGGTTGAAGAACTGATCACGAGCAAGAAAATCACCCGTATGGATGATGTATTAGCCTTGTCTTCCCACAAACCGCAGCTTTCCGGTGACCAGACAGAGATGGAAAACAGAATCATCTCAGCAATTATGCAAAACCCCGCCGCCCCTCCCACCAGAACTGAACTTCTGAAATCTGTTTCGGGTATCGCCAACGTCCTACGCTATATGCTGGAACAGGGTAAACTCATTGAATTGCCCGACGGCATCCTGTTGACAGCGGCGCAGTACCGGGAGATCAAACAAAAAGTCATTGACATCCTGAAAAGCCAAGGGCAAATTGCCATCCAGGACATGAGCGCCGCCACTGGTTTCTCCCGCAAATATAGCATACCTTTTCTCACCCGTCTGGACCAGGAAGGCATCACCCGCAGGCAGGATAATGTCCGTCTTGCGGCACGGAAACTGGAATGA
- the apbE gene encoding thiamin biosynthesis lipoprotein ApbE: MKKELNRREFVRISAISVGVLALGGIGVKEIIKAGEAKEVSETRELLGTFITIKLIDTETKHAKGAIEDAFSEIKRLSLILSRHDPASELAILNKTGAIANASPELVGVVQKSLAFSDLTGGAFDVSVLPLLSLFTDSFADGGEAPSEKSVDAALEKVGSRFIKLNDRTISLAAPGMGLTLDGIAKGYVIDQAAALLKARGLTQVLVEAGGDMALRGMREDGEPWKIGVTHPRALAGYYEVLQTSNDCLATSGDYENAFTPDYSWHHIIDPRLGHSPREVASATVIAPDTTYADALATAAVVLGVSESLALFEKLPGVQALLINKEMKSFSTSGFYEATGSQ; the protein is encoded by the coding sequence ATGAAAAAAGAACTTAACCGGCGTGAGTTCGTGCGCATCAGTGCAATAAGCGTCGGCGTTTTAGCCCTTGGCGGCATAGGGGTGAAAGAGATCATCAAAGCAGGCGAAGCGAAGGAAGTCTCTGAAACACGTGAACTGCTGGGGACCTTCATCACAATAAAACTGATTGATACTGAAACGAAACATGCCAAAGGAGCCATAGAGGACGCCTTTTCTGAGATAAAACGACTGTCGCTTATCTTGTCTCGGCATGATCCCGCCAGCGAATTGGCTATTTTGAATAAGACCGGCGCAATCGCCAATGCCTCACCGGAACTGGTCGGGGTCGTGCAGAAGTCACTCGCCTTTTCTGATCTGACCGGCGGCGCTTTTGATGTGTCAGTGTTGCCATTGCTATCTCTCTTTACTGACAGTTTTGCCGATGGAGGTGAAGCGCCAAGTGAAAAGTCCGTTGATGCCGCCCTTGAAAAAGTAGGCAGCCGATTCATTAAACTGAACGACCGAACCATCAGTCTGGCCGCACCGGGCATGGGTCTGACGCTTGACGGAATCGCCAAAGGTTATGTCATAGATCAGGCGGCGGCGTTGCTGAAAGCACGCGGGCTGACACAGGTACTTGTTGAAGCCGGTGGAGATATGGCGCTCAGAGGTATGCGGGAAGATGGCGAACCATGGAAGATCGGGGTGACCCACCCACGAGCCCTAGCTGGCTACTATGAAGTTCTCCAGACCTCCAATGACTGCCTTGCCACCTCAGGGGATTATGAGAACGCATTTACCCCGGATTATAGTTGGCATCATATCATTGATCCGAGGTTGGGCCATTCACCGAGAGAAGTGGCCTCTGCAACCGTTATCGCTCCGGACACTACTTATGCTGATGCTTTGGCCACAGCGGCCGTCGTGCTTGGTGTTTCCGAATCATTGGCTCTCTTTGAAAAATTACCAGGTGTTCAGGCGCTGCTTATCAACAAGGAAATGAAGAGCTTTTCCACCAGCGGTTTCTATGAAGCGACTGGCTCTCAATAG